From one Anopheles bellator chromosome 1, idAnoBellAS_SP24_06.2, whole genome shotgun sequence genomic stretch:
- the LOC131215191 gene encoding DNA replication complex GINS protein PSF1-like, with protein MTTDKGFELIREFERSTDPIPQFNDDGVRSVLEDISKIYQENYAHATTFTETRDRKFLPLVMYRHKLIQRQKRCVLAYLANRLFRLKALRWHVGATLPPEIKSCINEPESMWFNKYSKILAEYMASIHEGYGLNLTNDIKPPKSLYIEVRCLTDYGKFELDNGEIVLLKKNSQHYLPKLQCEQLIRQGILQHIT; from the exons ATGACGACCGACAAAGGCTTTGAATTAATAAGAGAGTTTGAACGTTCAACAGATCCAATACCACAATTTAAT GATGATGGTGTCCGTTCGGTGTTGGAAGATATTTCGAAGATCTACCAGGAAAACTACGCACATGC AACAACCTTCACCGAAACTCGTGACCGCAAGTTTTTACCCCTCGTAATGTACCGTCATAAGTTGATCCAGCGGCAGAAACGCTGCGTACTCGCGTATCTAGCCAATCGGCTGTTCCGTCTGAAAGCACTCCGATGGCACGTTGGTGCTACACTACCGCCCGAAATCAAATCCTGCATCAACGAACCAGAATCGATGTGGTTTAACAAGTACTCTAAAATCCTTGCCGAGTACATGGCGTCCATTCACGAAGGATACGGGCTGAATCTTACGAATGATATTAAACCGCCAAAGTCGCTCTACATCGAGGTACGCTGTTTGACGGATTACGGGAAATTCGAGCTCGATAACGGCGAGATTGTGTTGCTTAAAAAGAACAGCCAACACTACCTACCGAAGCTACAATGTGAGCAACTTATTAGACAAGGAATACTGCAGCACATTACTTAA
- the LOC131216303 gene encoding calpain-7-like — MTAEADIRSILSSALDADEAGRKGEAIDLYGQAVERILQLEDREKREKLNKFAKHALERAEELKGITYSPKHSLPLAQQPTIPVALKPVQSSAGLASPSRTGPVLEISGSRHAYSSEEKRVLEHTSHINAKVYVPFMDIDLLEKFHFPLPFTDKDGNLELAPKQKRDFVQWIRVSELTESPQLIVGDHADFYSIRQTVVSDCSFVASLAVASQFEKRFKRRILTSIIYPRNSRDEPVYNPSGKYSIRMHVNGIPRKVVIDDYLPLGRHNQLLCSYSSNKNEFWVSLLEKAYMKLMGGYDFPGSNSNIDLHALTGWIPERALVKSTEPDFNADAVFDRLQEGLSMGRCLVTVATGELTDAEAERTGLVSTHAYAVLDMREVNGVKLLQLKNPWSHLRWRGNYSELDAVHWTSELQRTLGYDPKLAATYDNGVFWIDFRSIMNFFDVFYLNWDPTLFQYTYCIHQSWSAGVGPTKDAYTVGDNPQFSLTVPAGRGSVWILLTRHITSIEDFRENHEYITVLVYASGGKRVYYPTEPPPYIDGVRINSPHYLCKIRLDPNTERRYTLVVSQYEKTATIYYSLRAYSRTKFELKQLERRYAVAENLNGEWKGKTAGGCLNHPQTYRNNPLYRLHIGPAAASDLVIELRGPKVYQVGLDLTVVSLEDSTVTAPFVSQKTGVYRSGFCVLDLEGIPAGVYQVRPSTFLPEQESPFFLKIKSTTNVVIEKVT, encoded by the exons ATGACTGCCGAAGCCGACATTCGTTCAATTCTTTCAAGTGCATTGGACGCAGATGAGGCCGGTCGTAAGGGGGAAGCAATCGACTTGTATGGTCAAGCGGTGGAAAGAATTCTCCAGCTGGAGGACCGCGAAAAGCGCGAGAAACTTAACAAATTTGCAAAACATGCACTCGAACGTGCGGAAGAGCTGAAGGGAATCACTTACTCGCCGAAGCATTCCCTCCCACTAGCGCAACAACCCACAATACCGGTGGCCCTGAAACCGGTGCAGAGTAGTGCCGGGTTAG CAAGCCCGTCTCGTACTGGGCCCGTTCTAGAAATCAGCGGCAGTCGGCATGCTTACAGTAGCGAGGAGAAGCGGGTGCTCGAACACACGTCACACATTAACGCAAAGGTGTACGTACCGTTCATGGACATCGATCTGTTGGagaagtttcactttccacttccATTCACCGATAAGGATGGCAATCTTGAGCTGGCACCAAAGCAGAAGCGTGATTTTGTGCAGTGGATTCGAGTAAGCGAGTTGACCGAAAGCCCGCAGCTGATCGTTGGTGATCACGCAGATTTCTACAGCATCCGCCAAACGGTCGTCTCCGACTGCAGTTTCGTGGCATCGCTTGCGGTAGCCTCGCAGTTTGAGAAGCGCTTCAAGCGCCGCATACTGACATCGATCATTTATCCGCGCAACAGTCGCGACGAACCGGTATATAATCCGAGCGGAAAGTACTCGATCAGGATGCACGTGAACGGCATTCCACGGAAAGTAGTGATAGACGATTATCTTCCGCTTGGGCGCCACAATCAGCTTCTTTGCTCGTATTCGAGCAACAAGAACGAATTCTGGGTTTCGCTGCTCGAGAAGGCGTACATGAAGTTGATGGGAGGCTACGACTTTCCGGGTTCGAATAGC AACATCGATCTGCACGCCCTGACAGGCTGGATACCGGAGCGAGCGTTGGTGAAATCGACCGAACCGGACTTCAATGCCGATGCCGTGTTCGATCGTCTGCAGGAAGGCTTGAGCATGGGACGGTGCCTGgtaacggtggccaccggtgagcTCACGGATGCCGAAGCGGAACGCACCGGACTCGTGTCGACGCACGCGTACGCCGTGCTCGATATGCGCGAGGTAAACGGTGTGAAGCTGTTACAGCTGAAAAATCCTTGGTCTCACCTGCGCTGGCGGGGCAACTATTCGGAGTTGGATGCGGTTCACTGGACGTCGGAACTGCAGCGAACGCTCGGATACGATCCAAAGTTGGCGGCCACGTACGATAACGGTGTGTTTTGGATCGACTTTCGGTCGATAATGAACTTTTTCGATGTGTTCTACCTCAACTGGGACCCGACGCTGTTCCAGTACACCTACTGCATCCACCAGTCGTGGAGTGCAGGCGTGGGACCGACCAAAGATGCGTACACCGTGGGCGATAATCCTCAGTTCAGTCTTACCGTGCCAGCGGGTCGTGGCTCCGTGTGGATACTGCTAACGCGCCACATCACCAGTATAGAGGATTTTCGCGAAAATCACGAATACATCACGGTGCTAGTTTACGCCAGCGGTGGTAAGCGGGTCTATTACCCAACCGAACCGCCGCCTTATATCGATGGGGTGCGCATCAACAGTCCGCACTATCTATGTAAGATCCGGCTCGACCCGAACACCGAGCGGCGCTACACGTTGGTCGTGTCGCAGTACGAGAAAACGGCCACCATCTACTACTCACTGCGAGCCTACAGTCGGACAAAGTTCGAGTTGAAACAGCTGGAGCGACGATATGCGGTGGCCGAGAAT CTCAACGGCGAGTGGAAGGGCAAAACAGCCGGTGGGTGCCTGAACCATCCGCAAACCTATCGTAACAATCCGCTCTACCGGCTACATATCGGACCGGCCGCTGCCAGCGATCTGGTGATCGAATTGCGCGGCCCAAAGGTGTACCAAGTAGGGTTGGATTTGACAGTCGTTTCGTTGGAAGATTCGACGGTCACAGCACCGTTCGTATCGCAGAAGACGGGCGTCTATCGGTCCGGGTTCTGTGTGCTCGATCTAGAAGGAATTCCGGCCGGTGTGTATCAGGTGCGACCGTCCACGTTCCTTCCCGAACAGGAGTCACCGTTCTTTTTGAAGATAAAATCTACAACGAATGTCGTGATCGAAAAGGTGACCTAA